From Lagenorhynchus albirostris chromosome 15, mLagAlb1.1, whole genome shotgun sequence, one genomic window encodes:
- the PMEPA1 gene encoding protein TMEPAI isoform X2: MVMVVVITCLLSHYKLSARSFIGRHSQGRRREDALSSEGCLWPSESTVSGSGIPEPQVYAPPRPTDRLAVPAFAQRDRFHRFQPTYPYLQHEIDLPPTISLSDGEEPPPYQGPCTLQLRDPEQQLELNRESVRAPPNRTIFDSDLMDSAMLGGPCPPSSNSGISATCYGGGGRMEGPPPTYSEVIGHYPGASTFQHQQSSGPASLLEGTRLHPAHIAPLESTAAWSKEKDKQKGHPL; this comes from the exons atggtgatggtggtggtgatcaCGTGTCTGCTGAGCCATTACAAACTGTCCGCGCGCTCCTTCATTGGCCGGCACagccagggcaggaggagggaagacGCCCTGTCCTCG GAAGGATGCCTCTGGCCCTCGGAGAGCACGGTGTCAGGCAGTGGAATCCCGGAG CCGCAGGTCTacgccccgccccggcccacCGACCGCCTGGCCGTGCCCGCCTTCGCCCAGCGGGACCGCTTCCACCGCTTCCAGCCCACCTACCCGTACCTGCAGCACGAGATCGACCTGCCGCCCACCATCTCGCTGTCGGACGGGGAGGAGCCCCCGCCCTACCAGGGCCCCTGCACGCTCCAGCTGCGGGACCCCGAGCAGCAGCTGGAGCTGAACCGAGAGTCGGTGCGCGCGCCCCCAAACAGAACCATCTTCGACAGCGACCTGATGGACAGCGCCATGCTGGgcggcccctgccctcccagcagtAACTCGGGCATCAGCGCCACGTGCTACGGGGGCGGTGGGCGCATGGAGGGGCCACCCCCCACCTACAGCGAGGTCATCGGCCACTACCCCGGGGCCTCCACCTTCCAGCACCAGCAGAGCAGCGGGCCGGCCTCCTTGCTGGAGGGGACCCGGCTGCACCCCGCACACATCGCCCCCCTGGAGAGCACAGCGGCCTGGAGCAAAGAGAAGGATAAACAGAAGGGACACCCCCTCTAG